One genomic region from Marinobacter szutsaonensis encodes:
- a CDS encoding lipocalin-like domain-containing protein has protein sequence MRRTMRVLLLAVSLSGCSEEPEQAGFAGLAEGVGEGSQLSYLQPGPDTGLAFPEDLGPHPRHRIEWWYLTANLNTESGEPLGLQWTQFRQALVPRESGSTPEPEAWPLEAAWMAHAAVSWQGEHVFAERLARGDVGNAGARAQPFGVWLDHWQLEAVAEEQWRLNVQAGSFGYDLTLSLNDQPVAHGINGFSAKSDSGQGSMYFSYVDIAISGTVTFEDQSLAVEGRGWFDREWSSQFLKTGQQGWDWFALHLDSGDKLMAFRLREEGNPFVSGTWIPASGQVQALDAGQLALSVIEQREGVPVRWRIEVPDQEVSLTLSAPPGDYMNKGLYPYWESPVEVSGSHAGEGYMELTGYR, from the coding sequence ATGAGGCGGACGATGCGGGTTCTGCTGCTGGCTGTGTCGCTGTCAGGGTGCTCGGAGGAACCGGAGCAGGCCGGTTTTGCCGGACTGGCCGAGGGTGTGGGTGAGGGCAGCCAGCTGTCCTATCTGCAGCCGGGACCGGACACCGGTCTGGCGTTCCCGGAGGATCTGGGCCCCCATCCACGCCATCGCATCGAATGGTGGTACCTGACCGCCAACCTGAACACCGAATCCGGCGAGCCGCTGGGGCTGCAATGGACCCAGTTCCGACAGGCACTGGTGCCGAGGGAGTCGGGGTCGACGCCCGAGCCTGAAGCCTGGCCACTGGAGGCAGCCTGGATGGCCCACGCCGCTGTGAGCTGGCAGGGTGAACATGTCTTTGCGGAGCGCCTGGCCCGGGGTGATGTCGGCAACGCCGGCGCCCGGGCACAGCCATTCGGCGTCTGGCTGGATCACTGGCAACTGGAAGCCGTCGCGGAGGAACAGTGGCGGCTAAACGTACAGGCCGGGAGCTTCGGCTACGACCTGACCCTCAGCCTCAACGACCAACCGGTAGCCCACGGCATCAACGGTTTCAGCGCCAAATCCGACAGCGGCCAGGGCTCAATGTATTTCAGCTACGTGGATATCGCCATCAGTGGCACCGTCACCTTTGAGGACCAGTCGCTGGCCGTGGAGGGCCGTGGCTGGTTCGACCGGGAATGGAGCAGCCAGTTTCTCAAAACCGGCCAGCAGGGCTGGGACTGGTTTGCCCTGCACCTGGATTCGGGGGACAAGCTCATGGCTTTCCGGTTGCGGGAGGAAGGTAATCCGTTCGTCTCGGGGACCTGGATTCCGGCATCCGGCCAGGTACAGGCCCTGGATGCGGGACAACTGGCATTGTCCGTGATCGAGCAACGCGAGGGCGTGCCGGTACGCTGGCGGATTGAAGTGCCGGACCAGGAAGTGAGCCTGACGCTTTCCGCGCCTCCGGGAGACTATATGAACAAGGGGCTCTACCCATACTGGGAGAGCCCCGTCGAAGTCTCCGGCAGTCATGCCGGAGAGGGATATATGGAACTCACCGGATACCGGTGA
- a CDS encoding YkvA family protein, with amino-acid sequence MALFSERNAKKQLDAEASKVHRQDLETLLDRQRAIEEKVKGSGRLERFSADIKLMFSMIRDYWYGNYRSVPWKTIAAVAGALLYVLNPLDFIPDIILAFGFLDDAGVVALCLKLVESDLHRYAAWKEHQEAQAATGTEITR; translated from the coding sequence ATGGCGCTCTTCAGCGAGCGAAACGCAAAAAAACAGCTCGATGCCGAGGCATCGAAAGTCCACCGCCAGGATCTGGAAACCCTGCTGGACCGGCAACGGGCGATTGAAGAGAAGGTCAAAGGCAGCGGGAGACTCGAACGCTTCAGTGCAGACATCAAACTGATGTTTTCCATGATCCGGGACTACTGGTATGGCAACTATCGCTCGGTGCCCTGGAAGACCATTGCCGCAGTGGCCGGCGCCCTGCTCTATGTGCTCAACCCGCTCGACTTTATTCCCGACATCATTCTCGCGTTCGGTTTCCTGGACGATGCCGGCGTGGTGGCCCTGTGCCTGAAACTGGTGGAGTCCGACCTGCACCGCTATGCGGCCTGGAAAGAACATCAGGAAGCACAGGCGGCAACCGGAACAGAAATCACCAGATAG
- a CDS encoding ABC transporter ATP-binding protein: MRQPVLEARNLSKTFASGAERIAVFSGLSVSLAAGQSLALMGRSGSGKSTLLNLFCGLERPDNGVITLLGERFDYRESGAAGQQEKRWARLRRRQIGVMFQEANLMPALSLLDNVRLRARLAEQPLEQCQTWLERLGIGELAGRYPDQVSGGQRQRAALAMVFAMNPDLILADEPTGSLDRRTAEEVTAELFRLQAETGVALVLATHDPELADQCQVTLDLAHGARTGPAP; the protein is encoded by the coding sequence ATGAGACAGCCGGTACTGGAAGCCAGGAATCTGAGCAAGACCTTTGCCAGCGGTGCCGAACGGATCGCGGTGTTTTCAGGGCTGTCTGTTTCGCTGGCCGCGGGGCAATCCCTGGCGCTGATGGGCCGTTCGGGCTCCGGGAAGAGCACCCTGCTTAACCTTTTCTGCGGCCTGGAGCGACCCGACAACGGCGTGATCACCCTGCTGGGCGAACGCTTTGATTACCGGGAGTCGGGAGCTGCAGGACAGCAGGAAAAGCGTTGGGCCCGGCTGCGGCGGCGCCAGATCGGAGTCATGTTCCAGGAAGCCAACCTGATGCCGGCATTGTCGTTGCTGGACAACGTCCGGCTCCGGGCCCGACTGGCGGAACAACCCCTGGAGCAGTGCCAGACCTGGCTCGAGCGCCTCGGCATCGGCGAGCTGGCAGGCCGGTATCCGGATCAGGTGTCCGGTGGCCAGCGACAGCGGGCGGCCCTGGCCATGGTCTTCGCCATGAACCCGGACCTGATCCTGGCGGATGAGCCCACCGGCAGCCTGGACCGCCGAACAGCTGAAGAGGTCACCGCCGAGCTGTTCCGGTTGCAGGCGGAAACCGGTGTTGCACTTGTTCTGGCCACCCACGATCCGGAGCTGGCCGACCAGTGCCAGGTTACCCTCGACCTGGCGCACGGGGCCCGGACCGGTCCAGCGCCATGA
- a CDS encoding efflux RND transporter permease subunit — MKRRKGLIGFFVHHRVAGNLVMLVMLLGGALALTRMNIQFFPTFALDVVSVRVVWSGASAEDVERGITDPLEQRLRSVDGLKKMTSTSAQSVSSITLEFHEGTNPIQALDDVRQQVDEFNNFPADAEEPQVTRVERYEPVARLLVYGDMDRSELRQLVYRYEDELLERGIDRVNIRGLPEQQISIDVPVERLESLNLSLDQIADRVAAISRDLPAGLLAQQDATRELRSVEQRRSPQAFETIPVLSGDRIQLRLGDIAIIRQEARDNQTTLENDGMPAVELQLQRAENGNSLAAANVLEGWLADTRPVLPPSVKIEVYDETWQLLDDRISLLVKNGLGGLVLVICLLYLFLPGRVAFWVAVGIPTAFLAALAVLWLAGGSINMISLFALIMALGVIVDDAIVVGEDADAHARMGEPSIYASEGAAKRMVWPVLASSLTTVAAFMPLLVVGGVIGNILGDIPMVMICVLVASLVECFIVLPAHLRHAFIPRRTKTGSSEADSRKPNPVARLRKGFEQRFDAFREGRFRRFSRLSLKYRGVTVASALALAIVTVGLLAGGRLGFNFFPTPEPSVFYANASFVAGTDEQTVDQFMEQMQQALNDTEQTFGGDLILHAVTTQGATQGAEGTSRNGDELGSMLVELVPSDQRSVRNPAFIEAWRSRLSLPAGIDNLTISERQAGPPGRDVNVRLTGNDAEGLKRAADELAQALATLPGVLDVEDDMPWGREQLIYQVSPYGEALGLTTADLGRQLRAAFDGRIAQIYQDGRDEVEVRVQLPRNQRERLSTLARMTIRIPDGRFVPLSQVMNLDHRQGFQALRHADGKLAVEVTSALNTRVATTDQILDSLQAEALPDIANRYGVRYSFEGRAADQRETMADMKTGLMIGLALMYVVLAWVFASWSLPLIVMAIIPFALVGALLGHWIMGLQLTILSLFGLFGLSGIVVNNAIILVTFYNQQRQKGLGIQEALNEAAVQRVRAVLLTSLTTIGGLLPLLFETSLQAQFLIPMATSIAFGLGLSTLLVLLVIPALLSWLEQFREWWARRHGDHAEPLGADV; from the coding sequence ATGAAACGCAGGAAGGGCCTGATCGGATTCTTTGTCCACCACCGGGTGGCGGGCAACCTGGTCATGCTGGTGATGTTGCTCGGCGGCGCTTTGGCACTGACTCGTATGAATATCCAGTTTTTCCCCACCTTCGCCCTGGATGTGGTCAGTGTGCGGGTGGTCTGGAGCGGGGCATCGGCGGAGGATGTGGAACGGGGGATTACCGATCCCCTGGAGCAACGCCTGCGCAGCGTGGACGGCCTGAAAAAAATGACCTCCACCTCGGCCCAGAGCGTGTCGTCGATCACCCTGGAATTCCACGAGGGCACCAATCCGATCCAGGCGTTGGATGACGTGCGCCAGCAGGTGGATGAGTTCAACAACTTTCCCGCCGATGCCGAGGAACCCCAGGTCACCCGGGTGGAGCGGTACGAGCCAGTGGCACGCCTGCTGGTATATGGCGATATGGATCGCAGTGAATTGCGTCAGCTGGTGTACCGCTACGAGGACGAGCTGCTGGAGCGGGGCATCGACCGGGTCAATATCCGGGGGCTTCCGGAGCAGCAGATCAGCATCGATGTGCCGGTGGAACGTCTGGAATCCCTGAACTTGTCCCTGGACCAGATTGCCGACCGGGTCGCCGCCATCTCCCGCGACCTGCCAGCCGGTTTGCTGGCCCAGCAGGACGCCACCCGGGAACTGCGTTCCGTGGAGCAGCGGCGCAGCCCCCAGGCCTTCGAGACCATACCGGTACTCAGCGGCGACCGGATCCAGCTGAGGCTGGGGGACATCGCCATCATCCGCCAGGAAGCCAGGGATAACCAGACAACACTCGAGAACGACGGCATGCCCGCGGTTGAGCTCCAGCTGCAGCGTGCGGAAAACGGCAACTCACTGGCGGCGGCCAATGTGCTGGAAGGCTGGCTGGCGGATACCCGACCGGTGCTGCCGCCCTCGGTGAAGATCGAGGTCTACGATGAAACCTGGCAGCTGCTGGATGACCGCATCTCGCTGCTGGTGAAAAACGGTCTCGGTGGCCTGGTGCTGGTGATTTGCCTGCTGTATCTGTTTCTCCCGGGGCGCGTGGCCTTCTGGGTAGCGGTAGGCATTCCCACGGCGTTTCTGGCAGCGCTGGCGGTGCTCTGGCTGGCCGGTGGCTCCATCAACATGATCTCCCTGTTCGCTCTGATCATGGCCCTGGGGGTCATCGTCGATGATGCCATAGTGGTGGGGGAGGACGCCGATGCCCATGCTCGCATGGGAGAACCGTCAATATATGCCTCGGAGGGCGCGGCCAAACGCATGGTCTGGCCGGTCCTGGCCTCGTCCCTGACCACGGTCGCGGCCTTCATGCCGCTGCTGGTGGTGGGCGGCGTGATCGGCAATATCCTGGGCGATATTCCGATGGTGATGATTTGTGTGCTGGTGGCCTCGCTGGTGGAGTGCTTTATCGTCTTGCCGGCACACCTGCGCCATGCCTTTATCCCGCGCCGAACGAAAACCGGCTCCTCAGAAGCGGATTCCCGTAAGCCGAATCCGGTGGCGCGCCTGCGCAAGGGCTTCGAGCAAAGGTTCGATGCGTTTCGAGAGGGCCGCTTCCGTCGGTTTTCCCGTCTCAGCCTCAAGTACCGGGGCGTGACCGTCGCCAGCGCCCTGGCCCTGGCCATTGTTACCGTGGGCCTGCTGGCCGGTGGCCGGCTCGGGTTCAACTTCTTCCCGACCCCCGAACCCTCGGTGTTCTATGCCAATGCCAGTTTTGTGGCCGGCACTGACGAGCAAACCGTCGATCAATTCATGGAACAGATGCAGCAGGCGCTGAACGACACCGAGCAGACTTTCGGCGGCGATCTGATCCTGCACGCGGTGACGACGCAGGGCGCGACCCAGGGTGCCGAAGGTACCTCCCGCAACGGGGATGAGCTCGGTTCCATGCTGGTGGAATTGGTGCCGTCGGATCAGCGCTCGGTGCGCAACCCGGCGTTCATTGAGGCTTGGCGCAGCCGACTGTCGCTGCCCGCGGGTATCGACAACCTGACCATTTCCGAACGCCAGGCGGGTCCGCCGGGACGTGATGTGAATGTGCGTCTGACCGGCAACGATGCCGAGGGCCTCAAGCGGGCTGCCGACGAACTGGCCCAGGCTCTGGCCACCCTGCCCGGGGTACTCGATGTGGAAGACGACATGCCCTGGGGCCGGGAGCAGCTGATCTACCAGGTCAGCCCTTACGGCGAGGCTCTGGGCCTGACTACCGCCGACCTGGGCCGGCAGCTGCGGGCGGCCTTTGACGGTCGCATCGCCCAGATCTACCAGGACGGACGGGATGAGGTGGAAGTGCGCGTCCAGTTACCCCGGAACCAGCGGGAACGGTTGTCGACTTTGGCACGCATGACCATCCGGATTCCCGATGGCCGTTTCGTGCCGTTGTCCCAGGTGATGAACCTGGATCATCGCCAGGGCTTCCAGGCCCTGCGCCACGCTGATGGCAAGCTGGCGGTGGAAGTTACCTCCGCCCTGAACACGCGGGTGGCCACCACCGACCAGATCCTGGACAGCCTGCAGGCCGAAGCGCTGCCGGATATCGCCAATCGCTATGGTGTCCGATACAGCTTCGAGGGCCGGGCTGCGGATCAGCGGGAAACCATGGCGGACATGAAAACCGGTCTGATGATTGGCCTGGCCTTGATGTACGTGGTGCTGGCCTGGGTGTTTGCCTCCTGGAGCCTCCCGTTGATCGTGATGGCCATCATTCCCTTTGCCCTGGTCGGAGCACTGCTGGGCCACTGGATCATGGGCCTGCAGCTGACCATCCTGTCCCTGTTCGGTCTGTTTGGTCTTTCCGGGATTGTGGTCAACAACGCCATCATTCTCGTGACTTTCTACAACCAGCAGCGACAGAAGGGCTTGGGGATCCAGGAGGCCCTGAACGAGGCCGCCGTGCAGCGGGTGCGGGCGGTGTTGTTGACCTCGCTGACCACCATCGGCGGGTTGCTGCCGCTGCTGTTCGAAACCTCGCTGCAGGCCCAGTTCCTGATTCCCATGGCCACCTCCATTGCCTTTGGCCTGGGGCTGTCGACGCTGCTGGTTTTGCTGGTCATCCCGGCTCTGCTGTCCTGGCTGGAGCAGTTCCGCGAGTGGTGGGCCCGGCGCCATGGTGACCATGCCGAACCCCTCGGGGCCGATGTGTGA
- a CDS encoding FtsX-like permease family protein: MTLFAALFSHYRRHPLQLAALALMILVATTLWSGVRQLTEQARTSLSQSEQAIAGRNQVMRVDGGGLTVSDFVTLRRAGLCVMPWLEVPRQGDVGLVVGIDPLAAACFGGEGGAFGNSQILLEGEPFVDISEAAHLARELPAAEPPPSLALIASEEVTADALPAGYRLADFSRGPDTGELGESFLLNLDALGILVLLITALLLRSVYRLGIVQRRESFALLHRFGVPPAQIDRWLVIEFLVLSALCILPGLWLGSWLAGLLGQGFGRSLEGLFDAPLYAAPGQWLAPAFTMMAVVLVACLADFLVPGAHRVVGSRGKGKLAGGFLLTGLALALLSPSLLWVFVAVAIVFAGAGLLTPALINRLADRAADASANPLSRWRYRELAVMARQLALPVVALQFTLAMVLAIQALVTTFEDTFDRWLGQRLEAELYVAVPEGRSGEAAARWLASQPELQTSGAWHRVIRGRGSVSVSGSAPTPVDLFALSPVSSLVTSWDLLAAEDDPWATLTRGEGVLVNEQLSRRLELGVGDRIALEVAGQQLNLPIAGVYADYGRPAGEILISGALLPEHFRPDFESFSITPGALPRAELIRSLEAVWQVSDMTVRDNEEIRALATGVFDQTFLLTRAMTVLTLTLAALALLVMGWVFFTGRAWYFRLLATWGLSRREVAAQLTRLSVGLTGSVALLALPLGIWLTWVLVHRINPLAFGWSLPMAVYPGFWVELIGLSLLIGLGIALLMGRQLRAGAVLPVSASSLAGGER, encoded by the coding sequence ATGACCCTTTTTGCCGCCCTGTTCAGCCATTACCGCCGCCACCCGCTGCAGCTGGCGGCACTGGCCCTGATGATCCTGGTGGCGACCACACTCTGGTCCGGGGTGCGACAGCTCACCGAGCAGGCGCGCACCAGCTTGTCCCAGAGCGAACAGGCGATTGCCGGGCGGAATCAGGTGATGCGGGTGGATGGTGGCGGGTTGACCGTCAGTGATTTCGTGACCCTGCGCCGGGCGGGGCTCTGCGTCATGCCCTGGCTGGAAGTGCCCCGGCAAGGAGACGTGGGACTGGTCGTTGGCATTGATCCCCTTGCGGCGGCCTGTTTCGGGGGGGAGGGCGGTGCCTTCGGCAATTCACAGATCCTGCTTGAGGGAGAACCCTTTGTCGACATCAGTGAAGCCGCACACCTGGCCCGCGAGTTGCCGGCTGCCGAGCCCCCGCCTTCCCTGGCGCTGATTGCCTCAGAGGAGGTGACCGCCGACGCCCTGCCTGCCGGGTACCGGCTTGCTGATTTCAGCAGGGGCCCGGATACGGGAGAGCTGGGTGAGAGTTTCCTGCTTAACCTGGATGCTCTGGGCATCCTGGTACTGCTGATCACCGCCCTGCTGCTGCGCTCGGTCTATCGCCTGGGCATCGTCCAGCGCCGGGAGAGCTTCGCCCTGTTACACCGTTTCGGGGTACCGCCGGCACAGATTGATCGGTGGCTGGTGATAGAATTTCTGGTCCTGTCCGCGCTTTGTATTCTTCCGGGCCTTTGGCTTGGCAGCTGGTTGGCGGGTTTGCTAGGACAGGGCTTCGGGCGCTCCCTTGAGGGCCTGTTCGACGCACCCCTGTACGCGGCCCCCGGCCAGTGGCTGGCGCCGGCGTTCACCATGATGGCCGTGGTGTTGGTGGCCTGTCTGGCTGATTTCCTGGTGCCTGGCGCCCATCGTGTTGTCGGCAGCCGGGGTAAGGGCAAGCTGGCCGGCGGGTTTCTGCTCACCGGTCTGGCATTGGCGCTGCTGAGCCCGTCCCTGCTTTGGGTGTTCGTGGCCGTCGCCATCGTCTTTGCCGGTGCCGGCCTGCTCACCCCGGCCCTGATCAACCGGCTGGCTGACCGCGCCGCCGATGCCAGCGCTAACCCGCTCAGCCGGTGGCGTTACCGGGAGCTGGCGGTCATGGCACGGCAGCTGGCGTTGCCGGTTGTCGCTCTGCAGTTCACCCTCGCCATGGTGCTGGCGATCCAGGCGCTGGTCACCACCTTTGAAGACACATTCGATCGCTGGCTCGGGCAGCGCCTGGAGGCGGAGCTGTATGTTGCGGTGCCCGAAGGGCGGTCGGGGGAGGCCGCCGCCCGGTGGCTGGCGTCGCAGCCTGAACTGCAAACGAGTGGTGCCTGGCACCGGGTGATCCGTGGCCGTGGCAGCGTATCGGTCTCTGGCAGTGCTCCAACGCCGGTGGACCTGTTTGCCCTGTCACCGGTTTCCTCCCTGGTTACCAGTTGGGATTTGCTCGCTGCTGAGGATGATCCCTGGGCGACCCTGACACGTGGCGAAGGTGTGCTGGTGAACGAGCAGCTGTCACGACGGCTGGAACTCGGGGTCGGCGACCGCATTGCGCTTGAGGTGGCCGGCCAACAGCTGAACCTGCCGATTGCCGGGGTCTACGCCGATTATGGCCGGCCCGCCGGCGAGATACTGATCAGCGGCGCCTTGCTTCCGGAGCATTTCCGGCCGGACTTCGAAAGTTTCTCCATCACCCCCGGAGCCCTGCCCCGGGCCGAACTGATCCGAAGTCTCGAAGCGGTCTGGCAGGTTTCCGACATGACCGTCCGCGACAACGAAGAAATCCGTGCCCTGGCCACCGGCGTGTTCGACCAGACCTTCCTGCTGACCCGCGCCATGACGGTCCTCACCCTGACCCTGGCCGCCCTGGCGTTGCTGGTCATGGGCTGGGTATTCTTCACCGGCCGTGCCTGGTATTTCCGGCTGCTGGCCACCTGGGGGCTGTCCCGTCGCGAGGTGGCGGCGCAGCTGACCCGCCTGTCCGTCGGGCTGACTGGCAGCGTGGCGTTGCTGGCGCTGCCGCTGGGCATCTGGCTGACCTGGGTCCTGGTGCATCGGATCAATCCCCTGGCCTTCGGCTGGTCGCTGCCGATGGCGGTCTACCCTGGGTTCTGGGTGGAGCTGATCGGGCTCAGCCTGTTGATCGGGCTGGGCATCGCCCTGCTCATGGGGCGTCAGTTGCGGGCCGGGGCGGTGTTGCCGGTATCGGCCAGCAGTCTGGCAGGAGGTGAGCGATGA
- a CDS encoding ammonium transporter: protein MDITSAVHTLTESANTLFILIGAIMVLAMHAGFAFLEVGTVRHKNQVNALVKIMTDFGVSAVLYFFVGYYIAYGSHFMTGASELTAGNGYELVKFFFLMTFAAAIPAIISGGIAERAKFYPMLIGSGLIVALVYPFFEGLIWNGNYGFQAWLESQFGASFHDFAGSVVVHAVGGWVALAAILLLGARKGRYRNGRVVAIAPSNIPFLALGAWILTVGWFGFNVMSAQTLDGISGLVAVNSLMAMVGGILVAMVLGKKDPGFIHNGPLAGLVAVCAGSDLMHPVGALITGGVAGAIFVYLFEWAQDKIERLDDVLGVWPLHGVCGVWGAIACGIFGQQALGGLGGVSLMSQLVGTLAGVIVAFGGGLIVYGIVKAVSGLRLSEEEEFNGADVSIHKIGATSLD, encoded by the coding sequence GTGGACATCACGAGTGCAGTACATACCCTGACGGAGAGCGCCAACACGCTGTTCATCCTTATCGGTGCCATCATGGTGCTGGCCATGCACGCCGGCTTTGCCTTCCTGGAAGTCGGAACCGTGCGACACAAGAACCAGGTCAACGCCCTGGTCAAGATCATGACCGATTTCGGCGTCTCCGCCGTGCTCTACTTCTTTGTCGGTTATTACATTGCCTACGGCAGCCACTTCATGACCGGCGCCAGCGAACTGACCGCCGGCAACGGCTATGAACTGGTCAAGTTCTTCTTCCTCATGACCTTCGCCGCCGCCATCCCGGCCATTATCTCTGGCGGCATCGCCGAGCGTGCGAAGTTCTACCCGATGCTGATTGGCTCCGGCCTGATCGTGGCTCTGGTCTACCCCTTCTTCGAGGGACTGATCTGGAACGGCAACTACGGCTTCCAGGCCTGGCTCGAGAGCCAGTTTGGTGCATCCTTCCACGACTTCGCCGGCTCTGTAGTGGTGCATGCGGTCGGTGGCTGGGTGGCTCTCGCCGCCATCCTGCTGCTCGGTGCCCGAAAAGGGCGCTATCGTAACGGGCGGGTCGTGGCGATTGCGCCGTCCAACATCCCGTTCCTGGCGCTGGGTGCCTGGATCCTGACCGTGGGCTGGTTTGGCTTCAACGTGATGTCCGCCCAGACCCTTGATGGCATCAGCGGTCTGGTCGCGGTGAACAGCCTGATGGCCATGGTGGGCGGCATTCTGGTGGCCATGGTACTGGGCAAGAAGGACCCGGGCTTTATCCACAACGGTCCGCTGGCCGGTCTGGTGGCCGTGTGCGCCGGTTCCGATCTGATGCATCCGGTCGGCGCCCTGATCACCGGCGGTGTCGCCGGCGCCATCTTTGTTTACCTGTTCGAATGGGCTCAGGACAAGATCGAGCGTCTGGATGACGTTCTGGGTGTCTGGCCGCTGCACGGTGTCTGTGGTGTCTGGGGCGCCATTGCCTGCGGCATCTTTGGCCAGCAAGCCCTCGGTGGCCTTGGTGGCGTCAGTCTGATGTCCCAGCTCGTCGGCACCCTGGCGGGCGTGATTGTCGCCTTCGGTGGCGGCCTGATCGTCTATGGCATCGTCAAGGCCGTGTCCGGCCTGCGCCTGAGCGAGGAGGAAGAGTTCAACGGCGCCGACGTGAGCATCCACAAGATCGGTGCGACCTCGCTGGACTGA
- a CDS encoding tRNA-uridine aminocarboxypropyltransferase, whose amino-acid sequence MARPVCEQCGQHPRICVCDVCRPVPNSTPITIIQHPREAGHSKGTARVLRQTLNNLSVHVAERLPPEALPQAGAALLFPGPDSQPVTRRSVADVSHWIVLDGTWRKASKLLHLNPELSRLPAFHFADPPPGRYRIRRRPAEGQLSTAEAVGHLLSIVEPDLDTRAIDNAFEALVERLIDQVPEHLRFRY is encoded by the coding sequence GTGGCGAGACCGGTATGTGAACAGTGTGGGCAGCACCCGCGCATCTGCGTCTGCGACGTTTGCCGGCCGGTGCCGAACTCGACACCGATCACCATTATTCAACACCCCCGCGAAGCGGGCCACAGTAAGGGCACTGCCCGAGTGCTCCGGCAGACGCTCAACAATCTGTCGGTACACGTGGCCGAGCGCCTGCCCCCGGAAGCGCTTCCGCAAGCGGGCGCTGCCCTGCTTTTTCCCGGTCCGGATAGCCAACCGGTAACACGCCGGAGCGTTGCTGACGTTAGTCATTGGATCGTCCTCGACGGCACCTGGCGAAAAGCCTCGAAACTCCTTCATCTCAATCCCGAACTGTCACGGCTGCCTGCTTTCCACTTCGCTGATCCGCCGCCTGGCCGCTACCGAATCCGCCGCCGGCCGGCCGAAGGCCAGTTATCGACCGCCGAGGCGGTCGGTCATCTGCTGTCGATTGTCGAGCCGGATCTGGACACCCGCGCCATCGACAACGCTTTCGAGGCTCTGGTCGAACGCCTGATCGACCAGGTTCCGGAACATCTGCGATTTCGGTACTGA
- a CDS encoding HlyD family efflux transporter periplasmic adaptor subunit, which produces MLKRLLPLIILAIGVAGFVFLKATRPEPAEVSASERSWQVDVQTVEPGTHTPILPLYGEIVAPEQVDITATLAGRVAERPVAEGQEVRKGDLLLALSDADIAPVLAQARAQVADLEAQIRSEQVRFRNDRRALESEQAILENARRQFERIQSLVARNLASRENLEAATDGLARAELTVSTRQRAIDEHPARLQSLEARLEQARANLDSVQRDAERARVVAPFDGVVTGIQVAAGDQVARNERLLSIYPTEGLELRARVPEVFQAELLDALARGDQLVAAADTGHQFRLVRFAGLADPAGTEAILELIGEPGGLRPGGLLPVTLQRPARPDTVAVPFSALYGAGSVYLMDDDDRMQRVEVQRIGEARSSNGERQLLIAGEGLKPGSRLITTHLPNAVTGLKVTVAEPAGESGQ; this is translated from the coding sequence ATGCTTAAACGTCTCTTGCCGCTGATCATTCTCGCCATCGGCGTTGCCGGTTTCGTCTTCCTGAAAGCGACCCGGCCGGAGCCGGCCGAAGTAAGTGCGTCCGAGCGTAGCTGGCAGGTGGATGTGCAAACCGTGGAGCCGGGTACCCACACACCGATACTGCCCCTGTATGGGGAAATTGTGGCCCCGGAACAGGTGGACATCACCGCGACCCTGGCCGGCCGTGTTGCCGAGCGGCCCGTGGCCGAGGGCCAGGAGGTCCGGAAGGGAGACCTGCTGCTGGCGCTGTCCGATGCCGATATTGCCCCGGTTCTGGCTCAGGCGCGGGCCCAGGTGGCGGACCTGGAGGCCCAGATCCGTTCCGAGCAGGTGCGTTTCCGTAATGATCGCAGGGCCCTGGAAAGCGAGCAGGCGATTCTGGAGAACGCCCGCCGGCAGTTTGAGCGCATCCAGTCCCTGGTGGCGCGGAACCTGGCTTCCCGGGAGAACCTGGAAGCGGCCACCGATGGCCTGGCCCGGGCCGAGCTGACTGTCAGCACCCGGCAGCGGGCCATTGACGAGCACCCGGCAAGACTGCAAAGCCTGGAGGCCAGGCTCGAGCAGGCGCGGGCCAACCTGGACTCGGTGCAACGGGATGCCGAGCGCGCCCGTGTAGTTGCCCCCTTCGATGGCGTGGTCACCGGTATCCAGGTGGCCGCCGGCGACCAGGTGGCCCGCAATGAGCGGCTGTTATCGATCTATCCGACGGAGGGGCTGGAGCTGCGGGCGCGGGTGCCGGAAGTGTTTCAGGCAGAGTTGCTCGACGCCCTCGCGAGGGGCGACCAGTTGGTGGCGGCAGCCGACACCGGCCACCAGTTCCGCTTGGTCCGGTTCGCCGGCCTGGCGGACCCGGCCGGGACCGAGGCCATCCTGGAGCTGATCGGTGAGCCCGGCGGGTTGAGGCCGGGCGGCTTGCTGCCGGTGACTCTGCAACGGCCAGCCAGACCAGATACGGTGGCGGTGCCTTTCAGCGCGCTCTATGGTGCAGGCAGCGTCTACCTGATGGACGACGATGACCGGATGCAACGGGTGGAGGTGCAACGGATTGGCGAAGCCCGCAGCAGCAACGGCGAGCGTCAGCTGCTGATTGCCGGAGAGGGACTGAAGCCTGGAAGCCGGCTGATCACCACCCACCTGCCCAATGCCGTTACCGGCCTGAAAGTGACCGTGGCTGAGCCGGCCGGGGAGTCCGGGCAATGA